Below is a window of Mycobacterium dioxanotrophicus DNA.
TGCTCGCGCACGTCGCGGGCGGTACCCCACACCGATTCCAACCGCTGCCACATCGGCAACACCAACTGGGCGTGGCCCACCAGCGACGAGCACCGTCGCGGCACACTCATCGCCTTGTCGGAAAACGCCTTGAGGTCATCGAGGCTGCCGCGCAACGGGATCAGGTTGGGGCCTGCGTAACACAGTGATTCGGTGATGCGCCGCCGCGTCCACAGCTCGCCGCCGATCGCGCCGGGTTCGACCCCGAACTCGGCAACGCGCGAGGCCACCATGCACGATCCGACCGGATCTTCGTCGAGCACCTGCAGCACGGCGGCGGCGTCACGCGCCACCGAGACCCGGCGCTCGTCGACAAGGCGGAAAATTGGCGGAGCCGACATCGGCGATTCTCTCTGCTCAACCCGGGACGGTGGTGACCCTGCTCACAAGGTCACACTCAGCTTACGGTCACCACCGGGGAACCGCTGGCATCACCCGTACCTTGCTCGGCAAGTCGCATCGCCTCTTCGATCAACGTCTCGACGATCTGAGCCTCGGGCACGGTTTTGATGACCTCGCCCTTGACGAAGATCTGGCCCTTGCCGTTGCCGGACGCCACACCGAGGTCAGCCTCGCGCGCCTCGCCGGGACCGTTGACGACACATCCCATCACCGCCACCCGCAGCGGGACCTCGAGCCCGTCCAGGCCCGCGCTCACCGCATTGGCCAGCGTGTACACGTCGACCTGCGCCCGCCCGCACGACGGACACGACACGATCTCCAGGCCCCGTGGCCGCAGGTTGAGCGACTCCAGGATCTGATTGCCGACCTTGACCTCTTCGGCGGGCGGAGCCGACAGCGACACCCGGATGGTGTCGCCGATGCCCTCACTGAGCAGCGCCCCGAACGCGACCGCACTCTTGATGGTGCCCTGGAACGCCGGGCCCGCCTCGGTGACGCCGAGGTGCAGCGGGTAGTCGCACTGCGCCGCCAGCTGGCGGTACGCCTCCACCATGATCACCGGGTCGTTGTGCTTGACCGAGATCTTGATGTCGCCGTAGCCGTGCTCCTCGAACAACGAGGCTTCCCACAACGCGGATTCGACCAGCGCCTCCGGGGTGGCCTTGCCGTACTTCTTCAGCAACCGCGGGTCCAGCGAGCCTGCGTTGACGCCGATGCGGATCGGGATGCCCGCGTCGCCGGCCGCCTTGGCGACCTCTTTGACCCGGCCGTCGAACTCCTTGATGTTGCCCGGATTGACGCGGACCGCCGCGCAGCCCGCGTCGATCGCGGCAAAGATGTACTTGGGCTGGAAGTGGATGTCGGCGATCACCGGGATCTGGCTGTGCCGGGCGATCTCGGCGAGCGCGTCGGCGTCCTCCTGCCGGGGGCACGCCACCCGCACGATGTCGCAGCCCGACGCGGTCAGCTCGGCGATCTGCTGCAGCGTCGAGTTGACGTCATGGGTCTTGGTCGTGCACATGGACTGCACGGCGATCGGGTGATCGCTCCCGACGCCGACGTTGCCCACCATCAGCTGGCGCGTCTTGCGCCGGGGCGCAAGCACGGGCGGCGGCGGTGCAGGCATACCCAAACCGATCGATGTCACAGTGCCTCTCTTACTGGAAGATGCTGAGCGGGTTGACCAGGTCCGCGGTCACGGTCAGCAGCATGTAGCCGACCACGACCGCGAGCACCACGTACGTGGCTGGCATGAGCTTGAGGTAATTGACCGGCCCGGCGGCCACTTTGCCGCGGGCCGAACGGATCATGTTGCGGAGCTTCTCGTAGGTGGCGACCGCGATGTGACCACCGTCGAACGGCAGCAGCGGCACCAGGTTCACCGCGCCCAGCACGAAGTTCAGCTGGGCCAGGAAGAACCAGAACGCCACCCACAGCCCGGCCTCGACGGTCTCGCCGCCGATGATGCTGGCGCCGACGACGCTGATGGGCGTTTCCGGATCGCGCTGCCCACCGCCGATGGAGTGCACGAGCGCACCGACCTTGGTCGGGATCTTCGCCAGCGACTTGCCCAGCTCGACCGAGAGATCGCCGGTGAACGTGAACGTCGCGGGCACCGCCGTCAGCGCGTTGTACTGCGTGGGGCCGAACTGGGCCGCGCTGACGCCGATCGCGCCGACCTGGGCCGGGGTCGCCTCGGTGGAGCCGTCCTTGGCGATGAAGCGCTGGGTCTGGGCGACGTCGACCGTGGTGGTGATCGGCTTGCCGTCGCGCTCGACGGTGATCTGGGTCGGGCCGGTGGCCTTGCGCACCGCGGCGGCCATCTCGGAGAAGGTCTTCACGTCCTGGTCGCCGACCTTGACCACGGTGTCGCCGGGTTTGATGCCTGCCTGCGCCGCCGGGCTCGGACCGATGCAGGGCCCCTGCTGTCCCTTGCTGACTTCGCTTGTCAGACAGCCGGTTTCACCGACGACGGCACCGGTGGGCGCATGCAGGTTGGGCAGACCCCAGACCACCGCGATGCCGTAGATCAGCACCAGTCCGATGATGAAGTTCATGGCGGGCCCGGCGAAGAGCACCGCGACGCGCTTCCACACCTTCTGCCGGTACATCGCGTACGGCCGGTCCTCGGGTGCGATCTCGTCCATGGACGTCATGCCTGCGATGTCACAGAACCCGCCCAGCGGAATGGCCTTGACGCCGTATTCCGTCTCGCCCAGCGCGTTGGCACGCTTGGTCGACCACAGTGTGGGGCCGAAGCCGACGAAGTACCGCCGGACCTTCATCCCGGTGGCCCGCGCGATCCACATGTGGCCGCATTCGTGCAGGGCCACCGAGACCAGGATGGCCAGCGCGAACGCCGCGATACCCAGTGCGAACATCATTTGTTGACGAGACCTCTTCTGATGGATTCCCGCTCGACGGCCCGCCGCGCCTGATCCCTGGCCCAGCGTTGTGCGTCGAGTACGTCTTCCACGGTAGCGGGTTCGGCGGCCCACTGGTCGGCAGCGTGCAACACGTCACCGACGGTTTGCACGATCGCCGGGAACCGGATACGTCCGTCGAGGAACGCCTCGGCCGCCTCTTCGTTTGCCGCGTTGTAGACCGCGGTCAGGCAGCCGCCGCCTTTGCCCGCGTGACGCGCGAGGTCCACGGCGGGGAAGACCTCGTTGTCCAGCGGCAGGAACTCCCAGGTCGACGCGGTGGTGAAATCGCACGCGGCCGCGGCGCCGGGGACCCGGGCCGGCCAGCCCAAGGCCAGCGCGATCGGCAGTTTCATGTCCGGCGGGCTGGCCTGGG
It encodes the following:
- the ispG gene encoding flavodoxin-dependent (E)-4-hydroxy-3-methylbut-2-enyl-diphosphate synthase: MPAPPPPVLAPRRKTRQLMVGNVGVGSDHPIAVQSMCTTKTHDVNSTLQQIAELTASGCDIVRVACPRQEDADALAEIARHSQIPVIADIHFQPKYIFAAIDAGCAAVRVNPGNIKEFDGRVKEVAKAAGDAGIPIRIGVNAGSLDPRLLKKYGKATPEALVESALWEASLFEEHGYGDIKISVKHNDPVIMVEAYRQLAAQCDYPLHLGVTEAGPAFQGTIKSAVAFGALLSEGIGDTIRVSLSAPPAEEVKVGNQILESLNLRPRGLEIVSCPSCGRAQVDVYTLANAVSAGLDGLEVPLRVAVMGCVVNGPGEAREADLGVASGNGKGQIFVKGEVIKTVPEAQIVETLIEEAMRLAEQGTGDASGSPVVTVS
- a CDS encoding M50 family metallopeptidase, yielding MMFALGIAAFALAILVSVALHECGHMWIARATGMKVRRYFVGFGPTLWSTKRANALGETEYGVKAIPLGGFCDIAGMTSMDEIAPEDRPYAMYRQKVWKRVAVLFAGPAMNFIIGLVLIYGIAVVWGLPNLHAPTGAVVGETGCLTSEVSKGQQGPCIGPSPAAQAGIKPGDTVVKVGDQDVKTFSEMAAAVRKATGPTQITVERDGKPITTTVDVAQTQRFIAKDGSTEATPAQVGAIGVSAAQFGPTQYNALTAVPATFTFTGDLSVELGKSLAKIPTKVGALVHSIGGGQRDPETPISVVGASIIGGETVEAGLWVAFWFFLAQLNFVLGAVNLVPLLPFDGGHIAVATYEKLRNMIRSARGKVAAGPVNYLKLMPATYVVLAVVVGYMLLTVTADLVNPLSIFQ